CACCAGCCTAAAAACTGGATGTACAggatgagtcaaaagtcacaggacaggttttactATATTGTATTATTGATTTTGTGacagcacaaaaaataaaatcaaacttaGTGTagcctttattttattaatgcagtttgagttcatctctctctctcacacagtgtGAAAGCAAAAAAGGAGCTCACCAGGCCGCACATTTAAACCGTGTTACTACATTCAAATATACCATTATTTTAAACTACAAAAACCCGAATGACGCGTGTTacatttattattgtatatatgAGGCAGAGAGCGCCATTTCACCAACACCCATTACCCAAACAGAGAAACTACGTGTAAAGAAGCTGCGCAGGAAAACGCAAACTAAGTTTCATCAGACACATCCCCGCTTTCATtctcagaaacagagaaaagctCTTAAAGCGAAACCGTGGgtggctcttaaaagagccGTTGGGTTTGATGAAGTCCGGGTCACTTCTTACTTGGAGCTGGTGTACTTGGTGACGGCCTTGGTGCCCTCGGACACGGCGTGCTTGGCCAGCTCGCCGGGAAGAAGCAGGCGCACGGCGGTCTGGATCTCCCTGGACGTGATGGTGGAGCGTTTGTTGTAATGAGCCAGACGGGACGACTCACCGGCGATGCGCTCGAAGATGTCGTTGACGAACGAGTTCATGATACCCATCGCCTTGGACGAAATGCCGGTGTCGGGGTGGACCTGCTTCAGCACTTTGTATACGTAGATGGCGTAGCTCTCCTTCCTGGACTTTCTGCGCTTCTTTCCTCCCTTGCCGGCCGTCTTGGTCACGGCTTTCTTAGATCCCTTCTTCGGGGCGGACTTGGCAGGTTCAGGCATGACTCTCCTCTTCGAGTGAGACTGAAGAATGAGGAGAAGCGCCAGGCACCGGCTTATTTACACTGCGATATTCCAATAGATCAGGCTCCGCCTTCACAGTGCTGTCAAACGGTCATTGGACGATGAACAACGGCTCGCTTGGCGGACAACCCCCAGCTCTCCTTCACCCCACTCTCCTCCTCCTAGCTAAAGACTGTCTTTGTTCTCTTTCCCGCGCATTCCGATCTACTGGGTGTCCTGCACAGCACATCTGAAcaaatttattcaaaatatttctttttattgctCTTTCATAAAATGGCGTCACATttctaaacacattttttataaataataataataattgtgtattttggatctcaaaatgctgttttactaaaaaaaatgaataataatttattattcaaataaattgTTCAAGTCTTTCTGTATTACAGAGTTAATCAGATCCAAGTAACACATTTGAGTTCATTTCAAAGGAAATTGAACGGATGTACCGGGTTCTGGTGGAGAACCGCGCTGCGTTTGACCGTTTCAGCTGTAAAAGGTAGAAATCGTGAAGCTGTGACGATGAACAATAACGGCTTTACTAACTAAACGACTCCAACAGCGTTTTCTGAAACCTACAGTAGCTCACCACACACAACATATACAatgttcctctttctctgttgttCTGGTATTAAAGTAAGATCACTACTAATTTCCTCCCAACGTTGAATTTAAATGGACCAAACTGAAATTCCCATTTCTACTGAACGGGTCATAAGGAGCAGCTCTTCTGGTGGGAGTGTGGGGGGCTCTTAAAAGAGCCGTTGGGTTTCTGGTTGTTCGAGTCGAGCGTTTAACCTCCGAAGCCGTACAGGGTTCGTCCCTGACGCTTCAGGGCGTAAACCACGTCCATGGCGGTGACGGTCTTCCTCTTGGCGTGCTCGGTGTAGGTGACGGCGTCCCTGATCACGTTCTCCAGGAACACTTTGAGAACGCCGCGAGTCTCTTCGTAGATCAGGCCAGAGATACGCTTCACACCGCCACGGCGAGCCAGACGGCGGATAGCCGGCTTGGTGATGCCCTGGATGTTATCGCGGAGCACTTTGCGGTGACGCTTAGCGCCTCCTTTACCGAGACCTTTCCcgccctttcttttttttttttttttttttttttttaaagaaactttattttaacaaaaatataacagtttacaattaacaaacaaacatcatcattaaatacaaaacatcaaacagtTACAGACTCGTCCAGacattttcactgattttcctCCAAGTCGAAACTCAAAGTTTGAATAACGTTGCTGTGCTGAACGCACCTTTATAATGCTCCTCTACAGGACCTAGTTGAAACCAAAGGACCCGGAGGCGGAGCTACACGCCACAGACactacagagaaacacacaaagcaaaaacaatcaGTATCACTATCACCACTGTCATTATTAGTATTTCACAGCCTTACAAATCTGATGCATTTGTTAAGACGACCTTGTGGCACATGCCAGACTGccaggaggaagaaacactaGAGCTGTTACCATGCTCGATAGGTGTGGGATAAAGTGAGAGTTATGGGACTTGGAATGAAATTAATATGAAATCTATTTTTATGGGATCTTTAAAGAAAATATgactaaaaacaaacatgattttttGTGGATGGCTCTTTGTGTTGTAAAGTCTAAACTTTGACTATCGACCAGCAGTTTGTTTCAAGtgaaactgtttttaaaagcatAGAAACTGAAGGCAAAATACTGAAGACAATGAACACGTTGGTTAAGGACACAGACATGCGGGACTCTCTTACTTTGTAGACAAgatttaacaaaacaaaaaacaagtttaTGTAAATTTTGTGGTTTTCTATGctgttctgttatttttctgtAGTTTGATGAAATTTAAaccaagttaaaaaaaaaaaaaaaaaaagccagctgATGATCTTCTGGGCTGTGTTCATGAACCCCATGCAGTGCTCTCCTCTCtaccactgagcagctgctggacCACGTTGAGATGCAGTATGTCAGCACACTCTCGATGGTGGCGTGGTAggaggacaccagcagcttctcctgAAGGTCGATTTTCCTGAGACTTCTCAGGAAGTAGAATCTCTGCTGCGCCTTCTTGACCACTGCCATGGTGTTGGTGGTTCAGGAGAGAACTTCAGaaataacagagaaaaaaaaaacaaacaataaaaaaaataataaataaaataataataaaaataaaaaaagaaaaggtttgcTCAGGATGCAGTAACAGTGTTGGGGTCGTTGGATCTATAGACCCCCTCCTGCTCCTCTTATACTGTAGATGATTCAGGTGACCTTTTAAATACAGTGACTCAGAAAAGCTGATTTTAGGGGATTTTactctgcatttctctcaggcatttctgctgtgcatatgacaataaaactctggAATCTTGAACTGGTTAACTAACACATCTGATCCCATGAAGGAAGTGAGTAGGAATCTGTCTCTAACAGAACTCATTACAGAACCAACAAAACCGAATTTAATTGACCCACCAAGTCAACAATCCAACAGTCCTGATAAAATCCCCCCTACAGGTGTATTTGACCCTGGTTTTAGTGACCACTGCCCCATCACATGCAATAGAAACACTACCATAACAAAGTCAGGCTCTCGGATGGAGGTTAGAAGACCTTAAAAACATCAGGATCAGACACAGATCAGATCCCTTGTTCAGCTCTGAAAGATCTTCCTTGATCAATACTAGCAACAAATCATGGAGCCTCACTAGAAGAAACGGTGACCGAGACCGACGGTCACTATCAGACAGCTGAGGAATAAACGACGCTATGACCTCAGCAAAAAAGTCAAAGGTCTTACCCGGAATCTACTTTCACTTCATGCAAATTCCGGCCTAACTTTAGATCTAAAATCACTCATTTTAAGCTCATGCTGGTGTCACAGTTGGCCAAACTAGCCGTACAGCTTAAAGTCTAGTTCTGTACCTGATTTTAATTGTCCAGCTTCATCTGAAGTCTAATGGGGTGCTATAGTTCACCCTTCACTCACTGTTACTCCATCACAAGCCTGATGCCCTGCCCTAAGCTTACCTTCACATTATATAACTGGAGCTACTGTTACTCACTCTAACTTTACCACAAGCGTAGGCCCTAAAGCCGAGCTCTAAACCCACCATCACTctctttatatacactataagCCTGAGGCCTCCTTTCACTTTAACCTCCATCATcataagccaaaaaaaaataaaaaatcaaatctCCTTTTATTCGTGCTGTCTACATCAGGAGTTCTACACCTAACTAGAAACCTACTTATTAACATGCTTTCATTCACTTTCACCTCATCATAAGCCTGGAGCCTAGATATGAGTCTATAGACGCCCACTGTAAACACTTCCAAAGCTTGAAGCCAAGTCCCATACCTCCTACTGCTTCATCTAACTTCCTCATGAGCCCAGGGCCTAGCTCTAAATCTACTCTACATACACTCCAACTACTATATAGCAGCTTCATCACCTGCCTAAAGCCCAGCCCTGTACCCATCATTACTTTTGCTTGATCTAACCATGTTATAAGCTTAAAGCATAGCTTTGAACACAATACTATTAACTTTAACCTCATTATATATCGGAGGCCTCGCTGTAAACTCACTTTTACCTCCTCTAACTTCATAACACATCTCGAGATTCAACAGTTTTATATTCTCTTATCATGCTTATGATAAAGCTATGCTGAGAAAGTAAATGTCTTGCTATGTTCCTCTTCTCATTCACATTAGCTACCATAGAAGCCCAAGGCCTAGCTATTAACTGACTATTCACCACCTTTAACTTCCACTGTAGGATTATAGTAAACACAGACATCTCCAATTAGTCTCATGATCTAGTTAGGCTGAATGGAAGGAACTACATAGTAAGACATTGCGCTGGTAAGGAATCGCGAGTCAGCAAAAGTAGCCTCACAGCTAAACCTCAGACTTCAACATTTCACTGCATTAAGGCCTGGGGCTCAGGAATAATCCACTCTTTGCTTCCTCTAACATTGTCATGAGCATACGGCCTCGGCCTGTACCTACTTTCAATTTCTCATCAGAACCTCATCATTGGCTTAATGGCTTGTTTTCTACCTCCGTTCCTTAATGCTAGCTACATCAGGAACCTGAGCATAAGCCTGGGGCCTAGTTGGAAGCCCATTTTTGCTGACTCTGACTCCATCATGAGCCTGTGTCCTAACTCTAATCTCATTTCTACTTCATCTCACCTCATCATGTCCCTATGGTCTCGCTCTAACTACACAGTAAGCCTACGGTTTAGCCCTGCATCTATTACTACACACTATAACCACAGTAGAAGCCTGAGGCCGAGCTATAAGCCTCACTCTAACTTCATCAGGTGCCTAAGGTGTAGCCTTAAACCTACTTGTACCCTCTGTGACTTTACCATTAACCTGAGGActacatgtaaatataaatatgctcACTCTTACTTCATCATGAGTCTGACCATTAGCTTTCTCACACAAAGGCCATCATTAGTCTGAGGCCCAGCTCGACATCAACCTTCACTTAGTGTGAACTACTTCTGCTTCCTCGAACATCCTCCTAACCTGCCTGTACTCACTGGCACTTTATCATTAGCCTGAGGACTAATttcatctctgacttcagcatTAGCCTAACTCCTGGGTCAATATCACAGAGCTAAAGCTTCACTTCTGTCCTACTTTTACTATTATCATTCCATCACACGTCTCTGGCATAGCTGTAAACTCACATTCAAGGCTGTGTCCTAAATGCAGTTTCACTCACTGATAAATTTACACAATTCATCACAAACCTACAGTCTACCTGTGAACACACTTTATGGTAATACCAGAGAAGCCTGGTTACACACCTGTTCATAGTGCCTGGAGCGTCATCAATAGTCTCAAGTTTAACTCCAAATGTATGTTTACTCATTCTAACATCTAAATCCATGCTTCAGTCCTCCAGCCTTCCTCAGATTACTGCATTCTGCTTTTGACAACACGCCACACTACACAGTATTCCAACTATTCCCTGCACACCACACCACATTTAATTACACCGTATTTGCTTAAACTACCACTAAATAAGATATGTATAAATAGGAATGTGAAGTTTCACCATTTTATAAGCTGAGTTATCACAacacaaagggaaaaaaaagaaaaaaaaaaaaaaacaaaaaacacaatatggctcatttttaaatacagagTCCCATGATCCACACAACACAGTAACTACAGGCAGATTAAACTGCTCAGGAAATGagaaataaattacatcacagcgTTTAAGAGCTCGGAGTTTCCTAGAAAAATCGCTCTTAAGGACTGAAACAGTTTGgtggctcttaaaagagccTTTTGGGTGAGGAAGTTGTGGTCGCTCCGCTGAATCTAAGCGCGCTCTCCGCGGATACGGCGGGCCAGCTGGATGTCTTTAGGCATGATGGTGACTCTCTTGGCGTGGATGGCGCACAGGTTCGTGTCCTCGAAGAGACCCACCAAGTAAGCCTCGCTGGCCTCCTGCAGGGCCATGACGGCAGAGCTCTGGAAGCGGAGATCGGTCTTGAAGTCCTGAGCGATCTCCCGCACCAGGCGCTGGAAGGGCAGCTTGCGGATCAGCAGCTCTGTGGACTTCTGGTAGCGGCGGATCTCGCGGAGAGCCACGGTACCGGGCCTGTAACGGTGAGGCTTCTTGACGCCGCCGGTGGCCGGAGCGCTCTTCCGGGCAGCCTTGGTAGCCAGCTGCTTCCTCGGGGCTTTACCACCGGTGGACTTACGGGCGGTCTGCTTGGTTCTCGCCATTACGATAaactctgctcttctctgtaaAAGACAGAATGAGCTCGCGCGCACAGCGCGGCGCTTTTCTGCATTGGAGCTGCTCTCCGCTCATTGGGCGGCTTGAATATACCCGCCTCCCATTGGACGGCCGTCCACGCAGGCAGTCAAACGCTATTGGGCGGCTTGTTTCGCGCCAACATTTTCAAACTACAAGACGCCCCAAAGCTGCGGCTTCTCAGCGTTATTTTCCTTCTTTACTCGAACCCGCGTCCCATTGGCTAAACTTCTTCAGTGTGCCCGCCTCCCCAGACGTTGGCTAAATCTTATTGGGCGTCTTACGCCGCGCCAACATTTTCATCAATAATCTTGTGATTCAATAATCACAAGACACTGCCCAACGCTTTGACCGCCGTCTTTCCTCATTTTGTTGTTTCACGTCCTGTGTAACTTCACTCATACTTTTGGTTCATTTATTATTACACGCCTGCTATTTCACCTTCCTCGCGTAGTTAGATGCTCATGAAGGTTTATTCATCGTGTTCGAGtagtttctcatttttattcagtaggTAACTGTGGGACGGTGGCGATGCCATGATcctttaatttcttttaaacatACAACAACCTATAACAACCGATCGAAAACTTTTCTTGCATTAAAGGAATATAGAAAACGCTGCACTTTTGTCGCCAACGTGGgtggctcttaaaagagccTTTGATTATTTACGATTTCGCAAAAAGCCCACTTTACTTGGTCTTGGCAGGCTTCTCAGTCTTCTTGGGAAGCAGAACGGCCTGGATATTGGGCAGAACGCCACCCTGAGCGATGGTCACTCCTCCGAGCAGTTTGTTGAGCTCCTCGTCGTTACGAACGGCCAACTGCAAGTGACGAGGAATGATACGGGTCTTCTTGTTGTCACGAGCGGCGTTACCGGCCAACTCCAGGATCTCAGCGGTCAGATACTCCAGCACGGCGGCCAAGTAGACGGGAGCACCGGCGCCAACGCGCTCGGCATAGTTACCTTTACGCAGAAGCCTGTGTACACGACCAACAGGGAACTGCAGCCCAGCACGGGAGGAGCGAGTCTTGGCCTTCGCCCTGGCTTTACCACCGGTCTTTCCTCTTCCACTCATTTTGTAGTTCTCTCAACTTTGTCAATCTAAGCTGAAATAAAGTGCTCCGGCCTCCGAGCGCCTCTCTTATAGACAAAGCGGCTTAATTTCTATTGGCTGGAATTTGACGGCCATCCACAACCAATCCGCGTCGTCAAACTGTAGGGTCCGCCCACTGCTCTTCTCCAAACCGCCCGCATCTCCCCCTCCCCTTCATGCTGCCTcccgtgtgtgtgagagggagacgaagacaaagagggaaagaaatagAAACATTCACGGCCCTGTTTTCTGGATTATTCTGTCGAGCCCGGCGCTTTCCTATAATTTCACTTCTGATTAGTAATGAATTTCTGTGGGCAGCGTGAAGGAAAATCGAACTATCCTAATCCTTTTAACCTTGGATTCAAACTTCAAACTATCTACAGCTACTGCAGGGCATGTACCTCAACCTTCTCCATCATTATTACCTACTTACTCTTATTTTAGGAGAGATTCAGAGCTCTCTCCGTTCATCCCACTAACACTGGCGTCTTCTGAAGACTTCAAatgcaccaacacacacacgaacatgAAGACGTACAAAAAAAACCGTCGTACACACAAACGTACACTACATATTCACATACGCGTTGCGTACATGTtccctccaccccagctctcattcagccccctccaccccagctctcattcagctccctccaccccagctctcattcagccccctccaccccagctctcattcagctccctccaccccagctctcattcagctccctccaccctagctctcattcagccccctccaccccagctctcattcagctccctccaccccagctctcattcagctccctccaccccagctctcattcagccccctccaccccagctctcattcagctccctccaccccagctctcattcagctccctccaccccagctctcattcagccccctccaccccagctctcattcagccccctccaccccagctctcattcagctccctccaccccagctctcattcagtCCACTCTCCTATTCCTCGCGAAAGACTTTGTTCTCTTTCCGCGCATTCTGATCTACTTGTGTGCTGTAGAGCACAATTTGAACAAATGTACTCCAAATAAGTTTTGTTATTGCTCTTTTTCATTAAAAGGCATCACATTTTTGAGCACCTTTGACAGGTTGAGTTCTGCCAAACTATTTTCAGAAATCATgtattttattctgtattttggaTGTCAAATTACTGTTGGATTGTCTTGATTTTCTActtgaaaacatcttaaactaaaaatgtatttatccaGATGATTCTGTGTTCCAGAGTTAAATAGATCCGTGTAACACGTATAAGGTTCTCCTAAGGGATTTTGAACGGATCTATCGGCTTCTGCTGGAGAAGAGCGCTGCGTTTAACCATTTCTGCTGTAAAAGTTGCGACGCCTTGACGATGAACAACGGCTTTACTGCCTAAACGACATTAGGTTTGAAAAAACGCTGctagattcagattcctttattgatcccaggagGAAATTGCAGTGGTCACAGTTGCAGCcattatgtaaattaaaatcaCTGACGCTTCAGGGCGTAAACCACTTCCATGGCGGTGACCGTCTTCCTCTCGGCGTGCTCGGTGTAGGTGACGGCGTCCCTGATCACATTCTCCAGGAACACTTTGAGTACGCCGCGAGTCTCTTCGTAGATCAGACCAGAGATACGCTTCACACCGCCACGGCGAGCCAGAACCCCAGTTTACAATGTCAGTCTGATTTGCAATAGGCTCAAACTCCTTAAACACTACATGTGTAAACCTTCCCAGAGACTAATCAGTGAGTACATGCAAGCAGGAACTCCTTAAGGAAAACCAAAATTGAACATTGGTGTAGGTTGGGGTCTTTCATGTGAAATAAAAGGAGAATTTTCTGATAAAATCAGAATCGTCTTTTCAAAGTGTTCATCATGTTCAACATTCGATTCCTCCTCTTGGATAAGCTGTAAAGTCACTCAGCACAAATTAACAGCACACTGTAGTGCACCGAGCCATGTTGGTCCAGTTAAAAACTGAAGCTTCAAGCTCAAGTACATCTCAAACTGCATAGAAACTGTAGATATCTTTGACTATAAGTCAGCAGCAGCCATGAACATGTTGTTAGCAAGAGTTTTCATTTCAGGCTGTTGTAGACCATGCAACATGTGTTTTTTACCCATTTGTCTGGCAAACTGAATTGTAACTTCATTTACTTCATCATGCTGgtctctattttttttaattaactaatatatattttagtaaAATAACTGAGATAAATGTAGACCTGCTTGTCATTTCTTCCTGTCAGCTTCTAAAGACCACCACTCGGACCACCACATATCATCACATAATATGCACAGATATGCGCAGATTGTGCCATAATGTCACaataaatgacttttaaaatgttctttttcaaGAAATGTGACAATCAAAAGTGTTAATGTGCTGTAAATCAATGCAAGCTAATTTCATGTGTCCTTTCCTCACTGCTCACCTgcttgcactgtaaaaaaatggctCATGAGATGAACCTAAaaatttcatgtagtaacaacTGAAGTGATTTAAACATCAgccactttttcactttttgctgCTGTGATCTATCTTCTTATGTTTCACTGCATTGTTTAATAATCTATAGAATCTCTAGAAGACTGCCTGTTGTGTCAAATTCCATCCACTCTACTAGACTTATTAGACAAATGAAGATTGTACCACTTAAGATGGGGGTACCCCCtgctctaaataaataaataaataaataaaaatacaaatacactatatttccaaaagtattcagtcttctgccttcacacgtatatgaacttgagtgacatcccattaaTACAtcgggtttaatatgatataatataagctttaactcttttgggaaggctttccacaaggtttaggagggtgtttatgggaatttttgaccattcttccagaagcgtgtttgtgaagtcagacactgatgttggacatgaaggtctggctcgcagtctccactctaattcatcccagaggtgttctatcgggttgaggtgtaggccagtgaagttcttccacaccaaatttaCTCACCCATggctttatggaccttgctatgtgcactggtgtgcagtcatgttggaaggggccatccccaaactgttcccacattgttggaagcatgaaatagtccaaaatctcttggtctgtggaagcaataagagttcctatcactggaactaaggggctgagcccagctcctgaaaaacaaccccacattataatcccccctccaccaaacttgtctccactgctctggagtccagtagcggtgctttacaccactgcattcgacactttgcattgccattggtgatgtaaggcttggatgtagctgctcagccatggaaacccattccatgaagctctctacgcacttttcttgagctaatctgaaggccacatgaagtttggaggtctgtagcgaccctgcagaaagttggcaaacTCTGCGCATTATGTGTCTCAggatccgctgaccctgctctgtcattttacatggtctGCCACttcgtgactgagttgctgtcattcccaatagtttccactttgttatattttCACTGACAGTTGTctatggaatatttagttgcaaggaaatttcataactggacttgttgtataggtggcgtcctatcacggtaccatgctggagctcactgagctcctgagagcgacaattctttcactgtttgtagaagcagtctgcaggcctaggtgcttggttttatacacctgtggccaaggaagtgattggaacagctgaattcactgaGTTGGAAggatgactgaatacttttggcaatatagtgtacactTGGTTGCATGGTTTAGTTTGGGTGTGCATCTTTTTGTAGATCATTGAGACAATACTTGAGATGCTATGCTATATTGTTAATCTCTCCTCCTTCCGAATTTCCCACTCTAGCATTAAGCCAAAATGTTCTCACTGTGATCTGTTCTTCAGGCATGGACAAGCTTCTGGCATGCTGCCATTTGCCCAAATCATACTGCTTCTGTTTATTGGTGAGAATGAAATATGCATAcaacttttattcatttctgcAAAACATAATTCTATGTCATCTGTTACAGTGGTTTTAGATTAAGAGGCCTGgccttgtttatatttttgctcTTTATTTTTCAGGTGATGTATATTCAAATACAATCTCTCCACTGGAAACTCTTTTTGTAACTGAATCAGGGTGTTTCCGTAATCCTCGACCACCTGGCTTCTCCAGACAAAAAGAATGGATTtgttgatctcctctgctgcagtatcagtcCCAAAATCCCCAATGCTATTTAGCACTAAGAAGGCACACTGGGCTCAACTTAGTTCTTTGTCTCTTTGGGGCGAATGTTACAGTACGGTATGGTACGGTTGACAGAGGTCCCACTGCCTGAAGTGGTTTCTCTACTGTCCTGttaatcaatctctctctctttctctctctcgctctctttatTTGAGCTCCTGAGCATCGTCTGCCTGAGTCATCACGTTAGCCATCAAAGCTGCTAGAGTCACCAGAGCTCCATCTCTGTTGGCTGTTTTGCACCTCaactgcatgaactgaccctcctgatgctgctgctgctgctgcataaactcaaTTAACCACTGCTCCACTTATTTCCCATTTTGTATTCTCGTATTTTATAATAACACTGTTTGCTATCCGgggtcaaccagaggaggatgggtttcccttttgagtcttcaggtttcttcctcttgctctaaGGGAGGTTGTTgttgccactgtcgccattgGCTTGGTCTTGgaggcttggacccagatttttctgtaaagctgctttgtgacaactcctgctgtaaaaagcaccaTATAAATAAGCTTTGATGTGACTTGACTTGACGAATGactatgtagtgtttcactgtacagatgggttaaaatgcagaGGAGAAATTTAACtcttgtgggactaataacggtcacttaacttttttattattattaattattttatgagCTTATATGATTATTTTAAGACCACATCACAATTCTATATGTCTATgtcaaaaaatagaaaaaaaaatatattaaagttattttatattaactaataaaagtggctacCAAAGCTCATAAATAATAAACCCATGCATAGAAATCAAGCTCAGCTTAGTTTCCTactcgccagcttctcatttgaattttctgttccaccttaaatgttgctgcAGTTACTCTGAGGTGCCTTAAATGTAGAACAAATTTAAAAGAACGAAGCCACATCAGATCAATAAATGCAtcagtttacctcaataaataatcCTTGATCAACAAATGACCTCAGACTTTTGCTCGGAGACGTTTACTGAGCAGTTAATGTGCAGCACAGCGAAGCTACAATCAGCCGTTGGAGCTGCTGAACATGGGTCCTGTGATGAACTGGCGACCTCTccaggtgtatcctgccttccgcccgatgaccactgggatagtcTCCAacacccccgcgacccagaaggaaaactggcttagaagatgtgtgtgtgtgtgtgtgtgtgtgtgtgtgtgtgtgtgtgtgtgtgtgtgtgtgtgtgtgtga
This window of the Pygocentrus nattereri isolate fPygNat1 chromosome 2, fPygNat1.pri, whole genome shotgun sequence genome carries:
- the LOC119261591 gene encoding histone H2B yields the protein MPEPAKSAPKKGSKKAVTKTAGKGGKKRRKSRKESYAIYVYKVLKQVHPDTGISSKAMGIMNSFVNDIFERIAGESSRLAHYNKRSTITSREIQTAVRLLLPGELAKHAVSEGTKAVTKYTSSK
- the LOC119261588 gene encoding histone H2A-like, with translation MSGRGKTGGKARAKAKTRSSRAGLQFPVGRVHRLLRKGNYAERVGAGAPVYLAAVLEYLTAEILELAGNAARDNKKTRIIPRHLQLAVRNDEELNKLLGGVTIAQGGVLPNIQAVLLPKKTEKPAKTK